From Pyrenophora tritici-repentis strain M4 chromosome 1, whole genome shotgun sequence, the proteins below share one genomic window:
- a CDS encoding rve domain containing protein has translation MATYTSSTAVTARLAADGKNWKDWIKQLINYAAADGAVAVLDGAPRPEFDATDDKYRITAMQRPITHPLGTSTDVIQAELDRVGKLNKTIGPFNNEARQLLREDKLALDSWVARDARLQNTILSSIDKPLVAQVRTCPTAHDMYKALKDLNSNGDYANAALAWTAFIDLRAETQPTVRSYIGKFRETINDITVQGITLGWKKPSAVPGTSADRDIEDLLIIHFLHGLARVLPQWVEARNNDLRQGHTWSIDTLVASLEDHLRHAPDEPVKTFLSVSKQAEEKRVLTRLNGRGNGNNSNQNSTPTPSSLPTRNNNQQKRTPQPVGMCDHCKREHPGPNELCWKLHPSLTPDNVKKRTADNAAKKAAAAAARTNVTVAKNSNDDDADQYDAHSYVTVATFVSPTLLKKAVSNHDYQQRYCYDTAANRHVFNNRSKFYEYAPIDNDVHGSTGSTTAAGVGTVRLEVVKADGTTEKISLQNVLYCPDFATNVISQAPFKRAGVWYHSGKDKLYTASDEELAYLPEIDGIPNFLVVTESSKAPAALSYASLVCYRSSADEPSSSRPATDWHHIMGHAGIDAIKDTAKVVHGMKLTTSTVTNCEPCGLSKSKRNISRIQQTPPNTALGKVHVDVVGPITIPGKDGERYFMPITDGKSRRQWLFTSDSRAVLGQQLINWCKAMKAKGFTITIHTDNAREFINASNKQYFDSVGIEVVTSPPYDATRNGIAERANGITEDRTRGALIAAKLPIKLWPYAAKYMARIHNLVSNSNLPGKITPLEAWNRSIGYPNPVPNVAKMHAFGHVGYAHIPAQKRVKGDKFAPRAHKGHLVGMIGENIYQMWIPETDEIVTTASVRFDSYDSPSTPPLSPIIGPSPSPKVLPFKPLINRLADAATTPPAPPQDGDGGDLDNHQLPRADGGDGFDGFEDDDEAPPAPPTRGNNKAARRHEINADLNPAHIIHGPRNRRARAFFTSSTFDRCFAMALVKPTLGSKLSELPPEPRNYRQFLKHPRRDDLQLAMDDEYNALIANGTWRPATAEEIAKYEIIPGQWVWTYKGNAQGYHVKDKARMVACGNKQQESIWYREVYSYVVRTSTLRILLALVAYFDLECEQIDMITAYLNAHLDDDDVVLLRLPAGCTGFGNIVRLRRGMYGLRQSALLWYNDLKDSLKDLGFEPIEADPCVFVNPTTKAIIVVYVDDLILITRDVTSMKALKSQLLNRYKARDLGPIGFYLGIRILRDRPNRSLSMTMDSYVDRIVDEYHLANAPKADNPLPKSALTLIKRDDIADNNLIQQYQSLVAKLLYPTSIIRCDLAWHVNFMARFANNPTLEQLSLLKHMLRYYNGTATLGIKYQGDLKDANMDDPDHMIGLKAYSDSAHGDNNERKSSSGYVIKMAGGVVSYKSYRQRLVTLSSTESEYIAMTYAAKEINWLQRLLSQVGYVGNDLKPFKLYTDNQPALNMIRKDGHHERTKHIDAYFKYTKQQYKDGNLKLDYLPGVEMPADGLTKPLDKQEHAKFIGLIDMVNVPRM, from the coding sequence ATGGCAACTTACACCTCCTCCACAGCTGTCACAGCGCGCCTTGCAGCCGACGGCAAAAACTGGAAGGACTGGATTAAACAACTCATCAATTACGCAGCCGCCGATGGCGCTGTAGCCGTCCTAGATGGCGCTCCGCGCCCAGAATTTGACGCTACAGACGACAAATATCGCATTACCGCCATGCAGCGCCCGATCACTCATCCATTAGGCACCTCAACAGACGTTATCCAAGCCGAGCTTGACCGTGTCGGCAAACTCAACAAGACTATAGGACCGTTCAACAATGAGGCTCGACAGCTACTTAGAGAGGACAAGCTTGCGCTTGACTCATGGGTCGCCCGAGATGCCCGACTCCAAAACACCATACTCTCATCCATTGACAAGCCTCTCGTAGCTCAGGTGCGCACTTGCCCCACCGCCCACGATATGTACAAGGCTCTCAAGGACCTAAACAGCAACGGTGACTACGCCAATGCTGCTCTCGCGTGGACTGCCTTCATCGACCTCCGCGCTGAGACCCAACCCACAGTCCGCAGCTATATTGGAAAGTTTCGCGAGACAATTAATGACATCACGGTACAAGGCATCACACTTGGATGGAAGAAGCCTTCAGCAGTACCTGGTACATCCGCCGACCGCGACATCGAAGACCTGCTCATCATCCACTTCCTTCACGGCTTAGCTCGTGTACTCCCACAGTGGGTAGAAGCTCGCAATAACGACCTCCGCCAAGGCCATACATGGTCTATCGACACGCTCGTCGCGTCACTCGAGGATCACCTACGCCATGCCCCAGATGAGCCCGTGAAGACTTTCCTCTCCGTCTCTAAACAAGCGGAGGAGAAGCGCGTTCTCACACGCCTAAATGGCCGCGGCAATGGCAACAACAGCAACCAGAACTCTACTCCTACTCCTTCGTCTCTGCCGACGCGCAATAACAACCAACAGAAGCGTACTCCTCAGCCTGTTGGAATGTGCGATCACTGCAAGCGAGAGCACCCAGGACCTAATGAGCTTTGCTGGAAACTTCACCCTTCTCTCACCCCAGATAATGTTAAGAAGCGCACCGCAGACAATGCCGCTAAGAAGGCCGCAGctgcagcagctcgtacAAACGTTACAGTGGCCAAGAACAGCAACGACGACGATGCTGATCAGTACGATGCTCACTCATACGTGACAGTCGCCACCTTCGTCTCTCCGACTCTCCTCAAGAAGGCAGTCTCCAATCACGACTATCAACAGCGGTACTGCTACGACACTGCCGCTAACCGGCACGTCTTCAATAACCGCTCGAAATTTTACGAATACGCTCCAATCGACAATGACGTACACGGCTCTACCGGATCAACCACCGCCGCCGGCGTTGGCACTGTACGCCTTGAAGTCGTCAAAGCCGACGGAACAACAGAGAAGATCTCACTCCAAAACGTCCTCTACTGCCCCGATTTCGCCACCAACGTCATCTCCCAAGCTCCATTCAAGCGCGCGGGAGTGTGGTATCACTCGGGCAAGGACAAATTGTACACTGCCTCAGATGAGGAGCTAGCTTACTTACCAGAGATCGACGGTATACCCAACTTTCTCGTAGTTACAGAATCCTCCAAGGCGCCGGCCGCTCTCTCATACGCCTCTCTTGTTTGCTATCGAAGCTCTGCCGATGAGCCCTCATCCTCACGGCCAGCCACCGACTGGCATCATATCATGggacacgctggaatagaCGCTATTAAGGACACTGCAAAAGTTGTACATGGGATGAAGCTCACTACTTCTACCGTCACCAACTGCGAGCCCTGCGGCCTCTCCAAATCAAAGCGAAATATCTCTCGAATTCAACAAACTCCACCCAATACAGCGCTTGGCAAGGTCCATGTCGATGTCGTCGGCCCCATCACTATACCTGGAAAAGATGGAGAGCGTTACTTCATGCCTATCACGGATGGCAAGTCACGCCGACAGTGGCTATTCACATCAGACAGCCGCGCTGTACTAGGCCAACAGCTTATTAATTGgtgcaaagctatgaaggCCAAAGGCTTTACCATCACTATCCATACCGACAACGCTCGCGAGTTTATTAACGCCAGCAACAAGCAGTACTTCGATAGCGTGGGCATCGAGGTAGTTACGTCACCACCTTATGATGCCACTCGCAATGGTATTGCAGAGCGCGCCAACGGTATCACAGAGGATCGAACTCGCGGAGCTCTTATTGCAGCCAAGCTTCCTATAAAGCTGTGGCCCTACGCAGCCAAATATATGGCCCGCATTCACAACCTCGTCTCCAACAGCAACCTCCCAGGAAAGATCACTCCTTTAGAGGCCTGGAATCGCTCTATAGGCTACCCAAACCCAGTCCCAAACGTCGCCAAGATGCACGCTTTCGGCCATGTTGGATACGCCCATATACCCGCCCAGAAGCGCGTTAAAGGTGACAAATTTGCACCTCGTGCTCACAAGGGCCACCTCGTCGGTATGATCGGCGAGAACATCTACCAGATGTGGATCCCAGAGACTGATGAGATCGTTACCACCGCCTCCGTGCGGTTTGATAGCTACGACTCACCCTCCACTCCTCCATTGTCTCCCATCATCGGCCcttcaccatcaccgaagGTGCTCCCATTTAAACCTCTCATCAACCGCCTCGCCGACGCCGCTACAACTCCACCCGCTCCTCCGCaagatggtgatggcggcgattTGGACAATCATCAGCTACCTCGTGCTGATGGCGGAGATGGCTTTGATGGTTtcgaggatgatgatgaagctCCACCAGCTCCTCCAACCCGTGGTAACAACAAGGCAGCGCGTCGACATGAGATTAACGCGGACCTCAACCCAGCTCATATCATACACGGCCCTCGCAATCGCCGGGCACGTGCTTTCTTCACTTCATCTACTTTTGATCGCTGCTTCGCCATGGCTCTCGTCAAGCCCACTCTCGGCTCAAAGCTTTCAGAACTTCCACCGGAGCCTCGCAACTATCGTCAGTTTCTCAAACATCCTCGCCGCGATGATCTACAACTCGCAATGGACGATGAGTACAACGCTCTTATCGCCAACGGTACTTGGCGCCCTGCTACGGCAGAGGAGATTGCCAAGTATGAGATCATCCCAGGTCAATGGGTGTGGACGTATAAAGGCAACGCTCAAGGCTATCACGTGAAAGACAAGGCTCGCATGGTGGCTTGCGGCAACAAGCAACAAGAATCAATTTGGTACCGCGAGGTTTACTCCTACGTCGTCCGAACTTCTACGCTCCGCATCCTCCTCGCCCTTGTGGCTTACTTCGATCTAGAGTGTGAGCAGATCGACATGATTACTGCTTACCTCAACGCTCACctcgacgacgatgacgtTGTCCTCCTTCGCCTGCCCGCAGGCTGTACTGGCTTTGGGAATATTGTTCGCCTTCGCCGCGGCATGTACGGCCTCCGTCAGTCAGCCCTATTGTGGTACAACGACCTCAAGGACTCTCTCAAAGATCTCGGCTTCGAGCCCATCGAAGCAGATCCCTGCGTCTTCGTCAACCCAACAACAAAGGCCATCATAGTCGTGTACGTTGACGACCTTATCCTTATTACACGTGACGTGACCTCTATGAAGGCACTTAAGTCACAACTCCTCAATCGATACAAGGCTCGTGACCTTGGCCCAATTGGTTTCTACTTGGGAATTCGAATCCTCCGCGATCGTCCCAACCGCTCTCTCTCTATGACGATGGATAGCTACGTTGATCGCATTGTCGATGAGTATCACCTCGCCAACGCTCCAAAGGCAGACAACCCCCTCCCAAAGTCGGCCCTCACCCTCATCAAGCGTGATGACATCGCCGACAACAACCTTATACAGCAGTACCAATCGCTCGTCGCGAAGCTACTCTATCCTACCTCCATTATTCGCTGTGACCTAGCTTGGCACGTGAACTTCATGGCACGCTTTGCAAACAACCCTACGTTAGAGCAACTGTCACTGCTAAAGCACATGCTCCGCTACTACAACGGCACGGCAACTCTCGGCATCAAGTACCAAGGTGACCTTAAAGACGCTAATATGGACGACCCAGATCACATGATAGGCCTTAAGGCCTACAGTGACTCCGCCCATGGCGACAACAACGAGCGCAAGTCGTCCTCCGGCTACGTCATCAAGATGGCTGGAGGCGTCGTCTCATACAAATCGTACCGCCAGCGCCTCGTTACTCTCTCCTCCACAGAATCAGAATATATTGCCATGACGTatgctgccaaagagatcaATTGGCTTCAACGCCTACTCTCTCAGGTTGGATACGTCGGTAACGACCTCAAGCCCTTCAAGCTGTACACCGATAATCAGCCAGCGCTTAATATGATCCGCAAGGACGGCCATCACGAGCGTacaaagcacatcgacgcGTACTTCAAGTATACAAAGCAGCAGTACAAAGACGGCAACCTCAAGCTCGACTATCTCCCCGGCGTAGAGATGCCCGCCGACGGCCTTACGAAGCCTCTCGACAAACAAGAGCACGCTAAGTTCATTGGCCTCATCGATATGGTGAACGTTCCCCGCATGTAG